The segment ATCACTGCGTACATTCAGCAGGTTCGGGAAAATACCGTTATCCATCTGATACTGCAGCAAACCGTCCTGAACTTCCTTCGATACGATGTAAGTCGCGTACGTGAACGCCGCTTGCTGCTTCTCCGGAGTCGCTTTCGGGTTAAAGATCATGACTGCACCGCCAACCTGTGCAGGGGAAGAACCTCCAGGTCCCGGCGGAAGCGCAGAGAAGCCAATGTTCTCGATATCCATACCGGCAGATACCATACCGCCGAACCAGTTGGATGCCGCAATCATGGAAGCCGCACGATTCTGATAGAAATCATCGGAGTTTTCGTCCAGGCTTTGCACGACATTTTTCTGAGTTGCATTATACTTGAATTTTAGATCCTGATAATACTGCAGTGCCTGCACCGCCGGCTCGGAGGTAAAGGTCAGCTTGACACTTCCATCCTCCTGCCGCTCTGTCAAATCTCCGCCGGCCTGCCAGACATAGTATTCAAAGAACCAGTCCGCCCAGTCCATTCCAAGCAGTGCATATCCATATTGATTCTTGGAAGGATCAGACAGCTTCTGAGCCGCTTCACCAAACGATTCCCAATCCTTTAATGCTTCCTTCGGATCCAGGCCTGCATCCGCAAACATCTGCTTGTTATAGGCAAGACCGGTCACGTACATGAGGTTCGGAATGCCGTAAATTTTGCCATCGCGGGTTGCGGCCTGCATAGCTGAAGGCAAAATTTGGTCCTTCTCTGCGTAGTTATTCCACAGTTCTGTAATATCTGCAGCAATGCCTTGATCAATATAGGACTCCATATCCGGGAACGCGTTCGCGTACAAATCCGGCTGCTTCCCGCCAACCACGGCTGTCATGAACTGCTCTCTTTCCTTGGTCAGCGTCTGCATAACATGCTCTACCTTAATGTTCGGATGCTTCTCGGCAAAATCCTTGAATACCTGCTCCCAGTATGGCTTGGCAGGATCACCGTCCTGCGGCATATCCCATGCTACAATCTCTACAACCTCGCCCGATGCCTGCGGCGTTGCCTCTTGACCATCCGCCCCGCTGCTGGAATCGCTTCCAGTAGTGCCCGTGCCATTGCCGGAGCATGCCGATACGAACATGGATGTCAGCAGCGTCAGGGTAAGAAGCGCTTTAGATCTGATCTTTCTCTTCATCGTTGAATCCCCCATTCATGAGATGTCTTTACTCTTTCAATTGTAAAGAACACCTTAAGGAGGCACGTACGAATATATTAAGCAGCGGCTACGAAAATCTTAATCATTCCTTCCTTTGAAATAGTGAAATCCAAAAAGCGCCGCCCGAAACAGGCTCCTTCTCCTGTTCGGGCGGCGCTCACGCTCACCGGATGTCTTCATTATACTGCTGAACCACTTCCTTCTCCGCCTGTTCCTGCGCTCTTGTGAGCAGCTCGTAAGGGTCTGCCTCCTCGTGCAGCAATGCTTCCTGCACGGCCTTTGAGACATATGGGCTCAATCTTGATTTCAAAAAATACTCCAGCCTGCTCTGCTCAGCCGCCTGCTGAATGCTTCGGACCAACTCCCCCGGCATACCCTCAGCATAGATCGCCGGGTTCACATCATCCCGGTAGGACAGCAGATTAGGCAGCTTCCCCTGCTCCTGCTGAAAGCGCAGCATTTCCTCGTGGGCATACTTGGAGGTCATGAAGGTCGCATACGTGAAGGCGGCCTGCTGCTTCTCACTGGAAGCCTTCGGATTAAAGATCCAGATGCCCCCGCCAACCTGGGACAGCGATACGCCGGCAGGCCCCGCAGGAAACATAGCAATTCCGATATCCTCCAGATGTACCCCCGACTCCCGCATCTCTCCAAACCAGTTCGAGGCCACAATCATTGTCGCAGCACGACCGAAGTAGAAATCCTTTTTGCTGTCATCCAAGCTCTGAAGCACATCGGGCTGTATCGCATCATATTGAAATCTCAGATCCTGGTAGTATTCCAGTGCTCTGACCGCCGCCTCGGAATTAAACGTTAGCTCCACACTTCCGTCCGCATGCCGCCGGGTCAGATCGCCTCCGGCCTGCCACACATAATACTCATAGAACCAGTCGGCCCACTCTGTGCCCAGAATGGCATAGCCGTAACGATCCTTTGAAGCATCCTTCAGGTCCCGGGCCGCCTTGGCGAAGGTATCCCAGTCCTGCAGCACCTCCTCCGGCTGAAGCTGCTGCTCCTGAAAGATCCGCTTGTTATAGGCAAGAGCAGTCACATACATCAGGTTCGGAATGCCGTACACCCTGCCCCGCTGGGATGCCGTATCCATAGCAATCGGCGAGTAATGAATACGGTCCGGATACGCCTCCCACAGCTCTGTGATATCTGCTGGAATGCCCTGGTCGATATACGTTTCCATATCCGGAAAGGCAGCATTATACAAATCCGGCTGCTCACCGCCGGCCACTGCCGTCATAAACTGCTCACGTTCCTTTTGGTAGGCAGCTTCCATGTGAATGACCCGAATATGGGGATACAGCCTCTCGAACTCATGAAACATCAAATCATAGTACGGCTTGTCCGCCGAGCCTGCAAATGGCTTATCCCAGACGACAATCTCGACCACTTGCTCTGTCACGCCGCCCTCCAGCTTCAAGGGCTTGCTGCCTGTACAGGAGGCAAGCAGAGGAAGAGCGAGCGTTAGGAGCAGCATTTTTTTCAAAACGGAGCCCTTCTTCATGCCGTTCCCCCCTTAGGTCTGATCGGAGCTCTGCTCCCGGTATTGTCCCGGTGTCATCTTGAACCGCTTGCGGAACACACTGCCGAAGTAGGCAGCATCCTCAAATCCCACCCGCTCGCTGATTTCCCGGATTTTGAGGTCTGTTTCCACCAGCAGCCGGGCGGCCTCCTTCATCCGCAATCCATTCAAGTAATCGACAAAGGATTCACCGTACTTCTCCTTAAACCGCTTGGAGAAATAATTCGGATGGATGAAAAAACGCTCTGCAATGACCGAAAGCTGAATCGGCTCGGCATAATGCTGCTCCAAATACACACGCACTGCCTCCATAATCTCCTTGCCATCCAAATTGCTGGTGTGGGAGAGCAGCCCGATCATATTCGTAACGAGCTTGTTCATCATATCTACAATGTCCTGCCACGCCGTCGTCTGCTCCAGCTCGCGCTGCAGATCCGTCAGCTCCCCAATCGCCCACTTGGAGTTGTCGGCATGGACCAGCCAGTATTTGTTCAGGAACAGGTACAGATCAACACAGAACCACTCGACCATGACATAGCTGGAGGACGGCTCCTGCACAATGGCGCCCAGGCGGCGTTCAATCCATTTATGGATTTTGTCTCTTTCCCATTTGCCCAGCCAGTCCTCCAGCAGCCTGATATCCTCTTGACTGATAAAGGATTTGCGCTGAGCCTCCTTCCCGGTAGAGGTGATCGTCGGGGTCTGATAGATTCGGCTGCTTCCGTGCAAAATCGAATTACGAGCGATCTGCTTCGCCTCCCGGTAGCTTTCCTGCACGCGCGTAATCTGCTCCTGATAAGGCCCTACACCAATGGTCGCTTCAAGGCGCAAATACTTGCGAATGCCGAAAGAGATGGATTCCAGCGCAGAGGTTACGCCCGCCTTATCCTGTCCTTTTCGCAGACCCAGAACGTAAACCAGCTCAAAGCGCCGCAGCGAGTGATGCACCAGAATGCCCTGGATGCTGTTGGAAAGAAACCGCTCTGTGACAATATTCTTGATTGCAAACCAGAGCAGACTCTCCTCCTGGGACCCGAAGGACTGATGCGGCACCTTGAACGACTCCAGCTGAATGACAACGGCTGTAAAATAGGCTCCATGCCTCGCAAGCTCCTCCAGCTCCGCGGTGGCTGTCACGAAATCCTCCTCCTGCAGAAACTGCGTCAGCGCCTGTTGCCGGAACGCCTCCTGGCTGGTCTCCGCTACGCTTCGAAGCTCCTGGATCATCTGCACCGTCTGGTGTTCCGCTTCCTTGCGCTCCAGCAGACTCGACAGCGTGGCGTACAGCTCCTCTTCCTCCAGCGGCTTCACCATGTAATTGGCTACCCCGTACTTGATCGCCTGCTTCGCATAGTCAAAGTTATCGAAGCCCGTAATAATGACGACCTGGACCTCGCTGTCGAGCAGCCGGGCCTGCCGAATAAATTCCAGTCCGTCGATGCCCGGCATGTGAATATCTGTCAGGATCAGGTCCGGCTTGACACTTTTCATCAGCTGAAGCCCCTGTACACCGTCTCCCGCTTCCGCAATCACCGTGACCGGCAGACCGGTCTGGGTAATCTTGTGAATAATGCCCTGGCGTATGATCGGCTCGTCATCCAATACCATGATGTTCATGCTCTCATCCCTCCTGATCCGGCAAACAGGTCTTGATCCTCAAGGTAAACGTTGTCCCGTATTCCGCATCACTGCTAAACGTAATGCCGCATTGACGACCGTACAGCATCTGAATGCGGGACTGCACATTGCTTAAACCTATGGAGGAGGAGGCACCTCTTGGTGCCCCGCCATCCTCCTGGCTGGCGTCCTGCAAAAGACCGCTCAGCCACTCCTGCCGCTCGGCGTCAATGGGAAGACCATTGTTCCATATTTTTACCTGCACCTCGTCCTCTTCGCCGGAAATAGCTTCCAGACGGACGATGCCCCCTTCCAGGCTGCGGCTGATGCCATGATTCACACTGTTTTCCACCAGCGGCTGAAACAGCAGCTTCGGGATCGGCACCTGCTCCAGACCGGGCTCCAGATAGATGGAATAATCCAGGCGGTGGTCAAAGCGGATCTTCTGAATGGCCAGGTACAGTCGAATCTGCTCGAATTCGGCATCCAGGCTTGAAATATCATCCCCGCTGATGTTATAGCGAAACATCTTGGCGAGCGACCTGCTAATAAAGGAAACCCGGTCATCTCCCTGCATGGAGGCAATGCTGTCAATGACACCCAAGGTGTTGTACAAAAAATGAGGGTTGATCTGAGATTGCAGCGATTTGATCTCCGCATTCTTTTTCACAATTTCAGCCTCGTACACCTTGCTGATCAAGCGATTAATTTCCCGGGTCATCCGGTTAAAGGAAGCGCTTAAATATCCAACCTCGTCCTCGGTACGAACCGGAAGCTCCACGGAGTAATTTCCCTTCTCGATGGATTTCATTCCCTTGCTGAGCAGCTTGAGCGGATTAATCGTGCGAGAGGATATGAATCCCGCCAGCAGCATAGAGATGAGCAGCGTAAAGGCCCCGATCCAGATCGTCCTCGTCGTAAAATCATCAATGGACAGCGTCAGCTGCCGGGACGGAATTTCCGAGACGACCGCCCAGCCCGTCTGGCCCAGATTCTCAAAGACAATCAGCTGGCCGCCGGAGTTCTGCTCTCTGAAATAGTGTCCCTTCAGCTGGCCTTGCTGCAGCGCGATTTCCTCCGCCGGCACAATCACTGCGCCGCGCTCCTCCATCTCCCGCGAATAGACAATAGTCCCCTGCTGCTTATCCACGAGATATGTGCGGCTGCCTACGGACGACTCACTCTCACTGAGCCACTGCGCAAGCGCTTCCGGAGATAGCGTGAACACCATCACCCCGATGACCCGGCCCGGGGAAGTTAAGGAAATGTTGCGGATCGCTTGCACATAGGACAGCGTATAGCCCGGCGGCTCCCCTGCTGTATTCGGATTGTACATATCGGTAGGCAGCCACAGCCCTTTGCCTTCCGCCTCTATCGCGGCGTCAGTCAGACGCTGCATCTCATTCTGGGCAATGGTCGTCGATACCAGTCCACCCACCCGGAGAGAGAAGCCATCCTGCTGCAGGATCACGACATTGGTCACAATGGGATGATTGTACACAAAGTTGGAGATTTTGCCGCGATACGAGCTTTGCCCTTCCGGATCGGTCCCCATACCCATCACAAACTGATGAAAGTCAAAATCCCCGAAATAGTTCCAGGCAAAGCTTTTGACGTTCGTCAGATTGGCATTCAGCGTCGAAGCGGCCTGCTGTGTCATGCGAACCTGATGATCCACGGCCTGGGTCCTCAAGTCCTCTGCGGTCCGGAAGTAGAAATCAAATACGAGTACGAATACGATACACAGGACAATAAGCAGGTAAGACAGTAAAATTTTGCGATAAAGCGATTTGCCGATATAACGGCTCACCGAAGACATGAAGCCTCGCACATCCCTGCCCCCTTCCTGTCGATCTGTCCCATGGTGCCCGTTGCGAAGCACTTTATAATGTCCATTGTAAAGGCTGAAGTAGAAACGGAAAAGAGCACCTTTTTCCAGAGAAGCCAAGTGCTTCAGTCAGGCGCTAAACACTTAGCTTCACTGGTGAAATGAGATGCCGTTGAAGAGGATAATGTCTTGAATATAAGGCGTGTCCAGGAAGGGGAGGTATGAATATCTTCACGAATATCTATAAAAATCACAAGCTTTATGCCAAGCGGCAAAGCCCGCTGCTCAAAAGCCCAGGCTGCGCATGATGTATTCTCCTACGGCCTTGTCCACCATCTCCTGAAAGGAATCGAACGGCGTCACCATCCTTGCATGCTGATCCAGCGCTGTTTGCGGCAGAGCCTCAAAGTCCTCATCCTTCTCGACGACAAACCCTCCATCTTCGAAAAAGGCTTCAATAGAAGCAAACCGTGTATGCCGGCCCATGAAGGCCGGATTCAGAATTTGCTCAATCGGCACACTCCGGTTGCTTTCGAGCTCTTTCGCTCTTTGCTCCAGCTGCTCCGCATCCGGGGCTTGCATCTGCTGCAGGCTCTTTTGTATGCTGTTCATCTCGAAATCCATCTTCACCGCTCCAATCCAATTGTATTCAATTCACCAGTGGCGAATGCTCAAACGACCAATGTCTACCATTTTATCATAGTTTCCTAGGCCTGGCATTCCTCCGCCTCTCTCCCCTCCTCTATCAAAAAAATCCTTGAGGAATCAGGTATTTATGCGAAAAAGGGTGACAGGATTCAGCCCGTAAGTAGGTATATTTTACTGCCAGCTCCCTTAAACATGTGGTCAAACCTCGCATAATCTTTTATGATAGACATATAGATTTACTAACTAACTCTTAACCCCAATCCGAGGAGTGAATGTTTTTGGAAAAGATAGGTAGAAATGATGCCTGTCACTGCGGCAGCGGCAAAAAATATAAAAAATGCTGTATGGAGAAAGATCGCCGTTCAGGTGGACCCCGGCGTCATGTCGAACCTTCACAGGAAGAGAAGCTGGCCATGCTCAACGCTCCTTCCAGCCTGGATGAGCTAACAGCCCGGATCGGCCAGATGAAGTGGGACCAGAATTCCTATCGGGAGCTGGCTGAAGAATTGTTCCCTCAGCTGTTCCACGATTACGAATATAATGAGCCGGAGAAGCTGTTCTATCTTTATAACGCGCTGATCATCTGGAACGGCTTTTGCCGCAAGGAAGCTCCGAAGTTCCGCAAAGCGGGCGGCTTCAAGGCCGCGCTGGACCAGCTGTGCACGAAGGCGCTCGATATCCCGGCAACGCAGAATGAGCTCGCAGCCAAGCATGATGTAGCGGCCACAACGCTTGCCAAATGCTCGACTCAGCTGCAGCAATTCATGGGACAGCTTGGACAAGCGGGTTAACATACATGCTTCCATATCAAAGTGAAGGGTGGTGCTCCTAATGAGCTTCAGAGTGAAGAAGCAATGGCTCCTTGCCCGGCTGTATGAGCCGGATCTTGTCATTGTGGATTGTCGATTTGCATTGGGGAAGGCCGATGCTGGCCGGCATGCTTACGAGGAGTCCCATATTCCACGGGCCGTTTATTTGGATCTGGAAAGGAATTTGTCTGCTCCGGTGACAGACCACGGCGGCAGACACCCTCTGCCAGATGCGGAGCACATGGCGAAGGTATTCGGCCAGGCCGGAATAAGTCGTGACAGCCGCGTCGTCATTTACGATGACCAGAACGGCATGGTCGCAAGCCGCCTTTGGTGGATGCTGCGATTCACAGGTCATCAACAGACCTATGTGCTGGAGGAAGGCTTTACCGCCTGGAGTCAGGCTGGGTACCCGGTCACGGCCGATCTGCCGGTCGTCATACCGGCGACCTATGACGTGGAGCTTCAGGGTGAGATGGTGGCTGACGTGGAGCAGGTCCGTAAGGCCTCCCTCACCGGCAGCGCCACCCTGATCGATTCCCGCGAGCCGAGCCGCTATCTCGGCCTGGAAGAGCCCATTGATGCAGCAGCCGGCCACATTCCAGGAGCCGTCAACTACTTCTGGAAAGACCTGCTCACGCAGCAGGGCTCCTGGAAGAGCCCGGAGGAGTGGTCCAACCACTTCCAGGAGCTCCCGAAGGACCAGGAGCTTATCATCTACTGCGGCTCCGGCGTATCCGCCTGCCCCAACGTCCTGGCCCTCCTGGAATCCGGCTTCACCCACGTGAAGCTGTATCCGGGAAGCTGGAGCGACTGGATTAGCTATGCGGGGAATACGGTGGCTACGGGAGAGGAATAGTTTGAAGCGTAAGCTGGAATGTAGCATTGATTTCGAAGTACATCGCTCATGTGACGATGTACTTCTTTGTGCTGGGCTCAGAGGCTCTTGAGCCAACACGGAGTCAACTCTCGCGCTCTGTAAACGTTTGCGCGCTGTCTTCGGACCCGGCGCGGACCAACCTTCTGCTCGGCTTTGCTCGATACATCGTACAACCCCAACGTGCACCAAGATCCTTGACGCTGTACGCACACAAAGAAGGCCGATCAGCCTTCCTCTTGAGAGTGCTGTGGCCGGCCCTTAATTTTGCGCAGAGTCAAACTTGAAAAGTCAGCATTTCAAACGGTTAAGATATTAATCTAACATGAAATCAACAAATGCCCATCAACGTGTATGAGAAGATATATCTAGCAATTTATCGTCAATCAATCGATCAATTTCAGGGAATATGGTTTTCTGAATGTTTTTGGCTGCTTGAACTTGTCCTTTTATAGATCGAAGCTTTTTTATCCTCTTACTTATTTCACGCGGATTGTATGTATATAATCTTTCTTTCTCAGCCATAGATCCTGTATATATTTTTTCTCGAAGCCTGTTAGGAACAGTTAATGCGTGTTCTTTTGTTATGACTACACCTGTAACTAACTTGAAGTCTTCTTTGGAAAAATATTTAACTTTTTTATATTTTGGTCTGTGACCATATTTTCTTAACACAATATCGACTTCATTAGCTAATGCTTTTGGATTAAAGGATGTTTTGCTGGAAAAAGTCATATCATCTACATACAAAGTAAATATAGAGTTAAATCGTTGGGAAATTTCTTTGAGTTCCGTAAACATATCAAAATAGGCGTAATAGGCAAGCATTTGGCTAGTGGGGCAACCAGTGGGGATTTTGTTATCGAAAGTGATAATATCAGTTAGTATACAAGCAACATCTTTTGAGGTCTGTAGCATTTTTATGAAAAAATTGTATACATACTCTCTTTTGCAGTTATCATAAAACTTTCGAATATCGATTGTTAGAAAGTAATCGGAGTGTTGGTGGGTCAAGGCGTTATTTAAATAACTTTTTCCTTTTTCTCCAGAGATGAGATAGTCAGGACGCTTTACTTTTTCTAGGAGCCTAAGAATTCTTTTTTGAAGCTTTTTAAGTTCCGCTTTTGGTGCTGTTATTAATCTTGGATCACCATCGTTTTTTTGTAGAGAGAATGAATGATATAGGGTGATGTTAGAGATGGTTTTCAGTTTTTCATAATCAATCTTTAAATAATATGCTAACTTTCGTTTACTTTTACATTTGTATAAAGCACATTGGTCAAGTTCATGTTTCTTCCTTATTTGTGTCATCGTCATCCCTCTCTTTAGACATAAAGTTAATAAAACGCATCATAAGTTTTTTGACAAATTCTTGAGAATTACTGGTTTTTGATGCATCATTATAATCTTCACTTAAGAGTATGAGAGAAGAAAGTTTTATTCCATAAATATCTGAATATTTTTGAAGTATTTCAAGAGAAGGTTGTTTTTTATTATTTTCAATTTCAGATAAATAACTTTTGGAAATACCCAATTTTAGACTCATCTCAGTTGCGTTGTATCCATATATTGTTCGCGTCCGTTTGAGCACTTCTCCAATCATTTTTATTACATCCTTTCGGGTGAAACTAAAGTAAATTAGGTAGGCTTCCCGCACGCCAGTACTTATCATTTCTTAAAGAATTCAAGGATAATGTGCGCAATCTTGAGTAAAACAAGAATGAGTTCCAACGCCTTCATAACAAAGCGGAATGTTTTACGGCGCATAAAAGCACGTATCTTTGAGAGAACTCTTTTAAAAACTTTAAGTACCTTCGGGATGTCCTGCGTGAACAACGATTTTTTGCACATGTGCATTCTCCTTTTAAGAACTAAGAAGATTTTTGGCTTAGTTCTCTCCCTAAAAAGAAGATGGTGCACACAGGACGCCTACCTAATTCATTCTGCACCGCGCGCAGCTCCCAGCGCGCGGTGGGGAAGAACGGGTGTCACCACACGCCTGCCCTATTTTGGTAGAATACTTTAAAAGTATTCCTCGAGTGTAAACACTCCAGTTGGTGGGAAATGACCTGTTGACTCTATTAAAAATAGTCAACGACTCGCTGTATTAGTAGAATACTATTGTTCACGATTAAAGTCAATAGTTCGCAAATAGCGAATTAGTATAATCATGGTACTTCTACAAGGATCTGTTTCTTCACCGACTTTGTAGTCTATTAGTCTATCCCGTACGTATGGCTGTAGCGATCCAAAGTGATAACAACACTTGAATGTCCCAATCACTCCGATTCAACCTTTGGATGTACGCTTCTGTTGGAGCAGCAAACTGGCATGTGTATGGCGGAGATCATGAAACCGAATTGTAGGAAGCTCTGACTTGCGAAGCAAGTCTAGCCAAAGTGTTTCAAAGTAGTAGGTGCTTACAGGGCAACCGAGTTTGGCTAATATAACCAAAACATGATCGGTGTAACTGACCTGGCACCAGCAGCGAGTTTGTCCTGCGCAATGAGGATTTTTCTCGCTAAGTGCATTGATTGTGATCCAAGTCAGTTTTATTGTCCGGATGATGGCTTTCGTATTAGGCTCTTGAATAATATGCCCTTACTCCCCCGTGTGTATGATTGTAAGACAGTGATTGCGGTTAAACACCCTTATTATGGACACTGCACCTCTTATTCGATCTAGACCAAAGTATTGCTTTAAAACTCTTCCATTTACTCATAAATGCGCACTTTGAGCCGCGTTAGACTTTAACTTGCTTTGGTTTTACTGTCCCATCCTTGACCGCCTTCATATATTCATATGGAGAGAAGTCGTAGATGCTGCCATGTAGACGAATTTGGTTGTAATCTTGAATAAACTGAATAACCATTTCATAAGCCTGCGGATAGGTATCGAATTCATTGCGACGATAGCATTCTAGTTCGATGATGGCATGATAGGACTCGATGTGAGCATTTTTGTTCGGCGTTTTAGGTGGAATACGCTCGTGGACCATACCAAACTCCGTACAGACCTCTGCAAACCGGTTGCTGATAAACTGCGGACCCTTATCGGAACGTATGACAGGTTTATCTGCTTGATCAAAGAGCTGGCGCTTCATAAGCGCTTCTTGCGTGATTTGAACGAGATGCTTGGCCTCACAGGTCAGTCCGATATGATAGGTGACAATGGCACGATCAAACACATCTATGATACTCATAAGTAGAAAGAAAAATCGCTGCTCTCCATGAATCCATCCATATTTAATATCGACTTCCCACAACTGATTTGAGGCGGTTATTACGCGATTGTTCGCAAGTCGCTTGGGGTATTTGAGGATGATTTTGCGCTGTGGGCGAAGTACATCCATGAGCTTGCAAAGGCGGTATACTTTCTTTTTGTTAATCCTCAGCTTGTAGCGTCTTCGAAGAAGCACCGTAAGCTTACGATAACCATACGCTGCGCCTTCTCCTGCCAAGAACTCCGTAATCCATTCACTGATCTGTTCATCGCTAACGTGCTTGCCGTCTTGTGTGTATGAGTAACCAGGTGCGGGGCGACCGACCCTGTGGATCGATTTGGCTTCTTGCTGGATTCTATTCACATGTGCATAATACGTAGAACGTTCGACCTCTAATACACGCAGTACAAAGTTGATGTTATGCCCTTGTCCAATGTATTTCTGGGCAATCTCTATTTTATCCGCAAGTGCGGGTTCGTTTTTTTTAGTAGGTCTTTGAGAATATCCCTCTCTAAGGCTTGCTCCGCAAAGAGCTTCTTCAGTTTTTCATTTTCTTATTCCAACTGTGCATAATCTTCAGCAGTAGGAATGAATTTCGCTTGCTTAACACTGTTCCCGTCTAACTGATCCAGATCCCCAGATCCTTACGGTTAGCTCTCTGGCCCATCTGAGAACCATCTTAGGATCGAGCTCATGTTGACGAGCTACCGCCGTCATATTACCAATCTCTTTTCCCTTGGCTACCACCATTTTCTTGAAGTTTAAGTCGTATTGTTTCTTTTTCATCTCTCGTTCCCCTCCACTTGATTTCATTGTATCTATGTAAGGGGTGTACTGTCCAAGTCTAAATAGGGCTTGCTGAACGATTCTTTATCCAGCCTTCAGAGCTAGGCGTCCACGAGACTGCATCGTGAAAATGAGGAAAAAAAGAACGCGGAGCCTACGTTCCAAGTTCATCACCAGAAGCTGTAGCGTAATCACCGATTCACTTGTCTTTGCAAGGCGTGCGCGAATACAGCCAAGTCCATACTTGCGCTTGCCTTCTCCAAACTTGCCTTCAATCGCGTTTCGTTCGCCGGTGTCCTGTTTGAGAACTTGCTTTTCTTCGCTTGTCGGTCCATTTTTCGGCTTGCGCCCCAATGCTGGTCCACGGAGTCGGATTCCATGTTGCTTGCAGAAGCTCCGGTTTTCGCGCGTGCGATAGATTTGATCGGCTTGGACGACAGCCGGATAGAATCCCATACGCTTGCGGTACTTCTCGATCACGTCAATAAGCGTCGTGCTCTCGTTGAAGTTATCCCAGGACAACCGATCCAGGAACGCATAGCCTTTGGTCATGCTTACTGCGATCTTGGCTCCGAACTCGACGCGTGCCTTGGCTTTCCCTCGTACAATCGGCCGGATATGCGGCTGATGAATGCTGACGATCCGATCTTCCATCTGGTGAGAACGTGCATTGTACATGTGTAACTGCTG is part of the Paenibacillus algicola genome and harbors:
- a CDS encoding response regulator, translating into MNIMVLDDEPIIRQGIIHKITQTGLPVTVIAEAGDGVQGLQLMKSVKPDLILTDIHMPGIDGLEFIRQARLLDSEVQVVIITGFDNFDYAKQAIKYGVANYMVKPLEEEELYATLSSLLERKEAEHQTVQMIQELRSVAETSQEAFRQQALTQFLQEEDFVTATAELEELARHGAYFTAVVIQLESFKVPHQSFGSQEESLLWFAIKNIVTERFLSNSIQGILVHHSLRRFELVYVLGLRKGQDKAGVTSALESISFGIRKYLRLEATIGVGPYQEQITRVQESYREAKQIARNSILHGSSRIYQTPTITSTGKEAQRKSFISQEDIRLLEDWLGKWERDKIHKWIERRLGAIVQEPSSSYVMVEWFCVDLYLFLNKYWLVHADNSKWAIGELTDLQRELEQTTAWQDIVDMMNKLVTNMIGLLSHTSNLDGKEIMEAVRVYLEQHYAEPIQLSVIAERFFIHPNYFSKRFKEKYGESFVDYLNGLRMKEAARLLVETDLKIREISERVGFEDAAYFGSVFRKRFKMTPGQYREQSSDQT
- a CDS encoding cache domain-containing sensor histidine kinase yields the protein MSSVSRYIGKSLYRKILLSYLLIVLCIVFVLVFDFYFRTAEDLRTQAVDHQVRMTQQAASTLNANLTNVKSFAWNYFGDFDFHQFVMGMGTDPEGQSSYRGKISNFVYNHPIVTNVVILQQDGFSLRVGGLVSTTIAQNEMQRLTDAAIEAEGKGLWLPTDMYNPNTAGEPPGYTLSYVQAIRNISLTSPGRVIGVMVFTLSPEALAQWLSESESSVGSRTYLVDKQQGTIVYSREMEERGAVIVPAEEIALQQGQLKGHYFREQNSGGQLIVFENLGQTGWAVVSEIPSRQLTLSIDDFTTRTIWIGAFTLLISMLLAGFISSRTINPLKLLSKGMKSIEKGNYSVELPVRTEDEVGYLSASFNRMTREINRLISKVYEAEIVKKNAEIKSLQSQINPHFLYNTLGVIDSIASMQGDDRVSFISRSLAKMFRYNISGDDISSLDAEFEQIRLYLAIQKIRFDHRLDYSIYLEPGLEQVPIPKLLFQPLVENSVNHGISRSLEGGIVRLEAISGEEDEVQVKIWNNGLPIDAERQEWLSGLLQDASQEDGGAPRGASSSIGLSNVQSRIQMLYGRQCGITFSSDAEYGTTFTLRIKTCLPDQEG
- a CDS encoding extracellular solute-binding protein, whose amino-acid sequence is MKKGSVLKKMLLLTLALPLLASCTGSKPLKLEGGVTEQVVEIVVWDKPFAGSADKPYYDLMFHEFERLYPHIRVIHMEAAYQKEREQFMTAVAGGEQPDLYNAAFPDMETYIDQGIPADITELWEAYPDRIHYSPIAMDTASQRGRVYGIPNLMYVTALAYNKRIFQEQQLQPEEVLQDWDTFAKAARDLKDASKDRYGYAILGTEWADWFYEYYVWQAGGDLTRRHADGSVELTFNSEAAVRALEYYQDLRFQYDAIQPDVLQSLDDSKKDFYFGRAATMIVASNWFGEMRESGVHLEDIGIAMFPAGPAGVSLSQVGGGIWIFNPKASSEKQQAAFTYATFMTSKYAHEEMLRFQQEQGKLPNLLSYRDDVNPAIYAEGMPGELVRSIQQAAEQSRLEYFLKSRLSPYVSKAVQEALLHEEADPYELLTRAQEQAEKEVVQQYNEDIR
- a CDS encoding extracellular solute-binding protein, encoding MKRKIRSKALLTLTLLTSMFVSACSGNGTGTTGSDSSSGADGQEATPQASGEVVEIVAWDMPQDGDPAKPYWEQVFKDFAEKHPNIKVEHVMQTLTKEREQFMTAVVGGKQPDLYANAFPDMESYIDQGIAADITELWNNYAEKDQILPSAMQAATRDGKIYGIPNLMYVTGLAYNKQMFADAGLDPKEALKDWESFGEAAQKLSDPSKNQYGYALLGMDWADWFFEYYVWQAGGDLTERQEDGSVKLTFTSEPAVQALQYYQDLKFKYNATQKNVVQSLDENSDDFYQNRAASMIAASNWFGGMVSAGMDIENIGFSALPPGPGGSSPAQVGGAVMIFNPKATPEKQQAAFTYATYIVSKEVQDGLLQYQMDNGIFPNLLNVRSDVDASQFVEGMPEELIQNVQNAAQEGRLEYFLKARLSPYVVKAVQQVLMDESADPMKVMQEAQDLAQREVVDKYNKEIKK
- a CDS encoding sulfurtransferase — encoded protein: MSFRVKKQWLLARLYEPDLVIVDCRFALGKADAGRHAYEESHIPRAVYLDLERNLSAPVTDHGGRHPLPDAEHMAKVFGQAGISRDSRVVIYDDQNGMVASRLWWMLRFTGHQQTYVLEEGFTAWSQAGYPVTADLPVVIPATYDVELQGEMVADVEQVRKASLTGSATLIDSREPSRYLGLEEPIDAAAGHIPGAVNYFWKDLLTQQGSWKSPEEWSNHFQELPKDQELIIYCGSGVSACPNVLALLESGFTHVKLYPGSWSDWISYAGNTVATGEE
- a CDS encoding SEC-C metal-binding domain-containing protein gives rise to the protein MEKIGRNDACHCGSGKKYKKCCMEKDRRSGGPRRHVEPSQEEKLAMLNAPSSLDELTARIGQMKWDQNSYRELAEELFPQLFHDYEYNEPEKLFYLYNALIIWNGFCRKEAPKFRKAGGFKAALDQLCTKALDIPATQNELAAKHDVAATTLAKCSTQLQQFMGQLGQAG